In one Balaenoptera acutorostrata chromosome 5, mBalAcu1.1, whole genome shotgun sequence genomic region, the following are encoded:
- the CCNI gene encoding cyclin-I isoform X1 encodes MKFPAPLENQRLSFLLEKAISREAQMWRVNVLKMPTNQNVSPSQRDEVIQWLAKLKYQFNLYPETFALASSLLDRFLATVKAHPKYLSCIAISCFFLAAKTVEEDERIPVLKVLARDSFCGCSSSEILRMERIILDKLNWDLHTATPLDFLHIFHAIAVSTRPQLLFSLPKLSPSQHLAVLTKQLLHCMACSQLLQFKGSMLALAMVSLEMEKLIPDWLPLTIELLQKAQMESSPLIHCRELVARHLSTLQSSLPLNPVYVYRPLKHTLVTCDQGVFRVQPSSAPGPDFSKDNSKPEVPVRGTAAFCHHLPAANGCKHTSAKRKVEEMEVDDFYDGIKRLYNEDNASENVGSVCGTDLSRQEGHTSPCPPLQPVSVM; translated from the exons AATGTTTCTCCAtcccagagagatgaagtgattCAGTGGCTGGCCAAACTCAAGTACCAATTCAACCTTTACCCAGAAACATTTGCTCTGGCTAGCAGTCTTTTGGACAGGTTCTTAGCTACTGTaaag GCCCACCCAAAATACCTGAGTTGTATTGCAATCAGCTGCTTTTTCCTAGCTGCCAAGACTGTTGAGGAAGACGag AGAATACCAGTACTGAAGGTGTTGGCAAGAGATAGTTTCTGTGGATGTTCTTCGTCTGAAATTCTGAGGATGGAGAGAATTATTCTGGATAAGTTGAATTGGGATCTTCACACAGCCACACCATTGGATTTTCTTCACATT ttccaTGCCATTGCAGTGTCAACTAGGCCTCAGTTACTTTTTAGTTTGCCCAAACTGAGCCCATCTCAACATTTGGCAGTCCTTACCAAGCAATTACTTCACTGTATGGCCTGCAGCCAACTTCTGCAATTCAAAGGATCCATGCTTGCCCTGGCCATGGTTagtttggaaatggagaaactcATTCCTGATTGGCTTCCTCTTACAATTGAACTGCTTCAGAAAGCACAG ATGGAGAGCTCCCCGCTGATCCACTGCCGGGAGCTTGTGGCACGCCACCTTTCTACTCTGCAGTCTTCCCTGCCTCTAAATCCCGTTTATGTCTACCGTCCCCTCAAGCACACCCTGGTGACCTGTGACCAAGGAGTGTTCAGAGTACAAccctcctctgccccaggccCAGATTTCTCCAAGGACAACAGCAAACCAGAAGTGCCAGTCAGAGGTACAGCAGCCTTCTGCCATCATCTCCCAGCTGCCAATGGGTGCAAGCATACCTCTGCTAAACGCAAAGTAGAGGAAATGGAAGTGGACGACTTCTATGATGGGATCAAACGGCTCTATAATGAAGATAATGCTTCAGAAAATGTGGGTTCTGTGTGTGGCACTGATTTATCAAGGCAAGAGGGACATACTTCCCCTTGTCCACCTTTGCAGCCTGTTTCTGTCATGTAG
- the CCNI gene encoding cyclin-I isoform X2, whose translation MTPRHHCEAYSSAGQEEEEEEEEEKNVSPSQRDEVIQWLAKLKYQFNLYPETFALASSLLDRFLATVKAHPKYLSCIAISCFFLAAKTVEEDERIPVLKVLARDSFCGCSSSEILRMERIILDKLNWDLHTATPLDFLHIFHAIAVSTRPQLLFSLPKLSPSQHLAVLTKQLLHCMACSQLLQFKGSMLALAMVSLEMEKLIPDWLPLTIELLQKAQMESSPLIHCRELVARHLSTLQSSLPLNPVYVYRPLKHTLVTCDQGVFRVQPSSAPGPDFSKDNSKPEVPVRGTAAFCHHLPAANGCKHTSAKRKVEEMEVDDFYDGIKRLYNEDNASENVGSVCGTDLSRQEGHTSPCPPLQPVSVM comes from the exons AATGTTTCTCCAtcccagagagatgaagtgattCAGTGGCTGGCCAAACTCAAGTACCAATTCAACCTTTACCCAGAAACATTTGCTCTGGCTAGCAGTCTTTTGGACAGGTTCTTAGCTACTGTaaag GCCCACCCAAAATACCTGAGTTGTATTGCAATCAGCTGCTTTTTCCTAGCTGCCAAGACTGTTGAGGAAGACGag AGAATACCAGTACTGAAGGTGTTGGCAAGAGATAGTTTCTGTGGATGTTCTTCGTCTGAAATTCTGAGGATGGAGAGAATTATTCTGGATAAGTTGAATTGGGATCTTCACACAGCCACACCATTGGATTTTCTTCACATT ttccaTGCCATTGCAGTGTCAACTAGGCCTCAGTTACTTTTTAGTTTGCCCAAACTGAGCCCATCTCAACATTTGGCAGTCCTTACCAAGCAATTACTTCACTGTATGGCCTGCAGCCAACTTCTGCAATTCAAAGGATCCATGCTTGCCCTGGCCATGGTTagtttggaaatggagaaactcATTCCTGATTGGCTTCCTCTTACAATTGAACTGCTTCAGAAAGCACAG ATGGAGAGCTCCCCGCTGATCCACTGCCGGGAGCTTGTGGCACGCCACCTTTCTACTCTGCAGTCTTCCCTGCCTCTAAATCCCGTTTATGTCTACCGTCCCCTCAAGCACACCCTGGTGACCTGTGACCAAGGAGTGTTCAGAGTACAAccctcctctgccccaggccCAGATTTCTCCAAGGACAACAGCAAACCAGAAGTGCCAGTCAGAGGTACAGCAGCCTTCTGCCATCATCTCCCAGCTGCCAATGGGTGCAAGCATACCTCTGCTAAACGCAAAGTAGAGGAAATGGAAGTGGACGACTTCTATGATGGGATCAAACGGCTCTATAATGAAGATAATGCTTCAGAAAATGTGGGTTCTGTGTGTGGCACTGATTTATCAAGGCAAGAGGGACATACTTCCCCTTGTCCACCTTTGCAGCCTGTTTCTGTCATGTAG